The Aneurinibacillus migulanus genome contains the following window.
CCAATACGTTCAGCAACCATCACCGATCCAATGTTATCCTCACTACAATCCCAATATGGTATCATGTCACGTTGTATACATCCTTTTACAAATGCATGTGCCGCTTTTTGAGCTAATCTTTTCCCTTGATGAAGAGGTAAAGTCTCAATATCTACACAATGAGTATTTCCATACACAAATGCTGAAAAACAAATACTTACAATTTGGTTTCTATAGATAATACAATAACCCAACCCCTTATCAAAAAATTCTAGAGGCGAGGTCCAAAATTCTTTTATTTTAGATTGTAAAAATTCGATATTTTTAATTGAATAATCATTATATAAATCCTCCATCAATCTTACAACAGAGTATTTATCATCTATTTTTGGTTCATTACCCATCAAATAATTTTCAATTTTTAGCTTATATACTTTTTGATTCCAACTACTTAAATTACGATGTGCAAACAATTCCTGTATGGTTTTATCCCATTTAGGATGATTTCCGATTCCTTCAAAAACGTATATTCCCAACTTTCTAGCTTCTGGTTTAATTACATTATCTATAAATTCATTTATATTGGAATTAAAATTTTCATTTTCTGCATCTCCTATAAAAAAGAAACCATCGTTGTTTCCTAACCATATTAATCCAGAATTTGGTGACGTTAAATTATCCACAAAAACTCGTCCAGGATTCGTTCCTTCCAAAATTGCTTTTACTTCCGCATGACCTCTCTCATAAGCTAAACCTTTACACTTATAAAAATCTCTTTTTGCTAACTCAGAAATCATTTTTTACACCTCATATACTTCAACATTTCTAACAGCTATCTCTTTACACGGTGTCCTTAGGGGCATCTAAAAATGCTCGTAAAATCGCTTCACGGCAATATCCTGATGCTCCTTAAGGGATGCGACTTTTCAATTGTTTCGTGTAGGGACGTAAGTCCAAAGAAGAGAAAAGAGTTCGAATCGCTCTTTTGATTCAAGTTCATCCAAATAACATTCTTCAGGATTATTCATTAAAAACCGGAAGTTATTCCCTAGAATCTTTGTAGCTGAGTCAATTCTTGATATTCACCTTCGTGAAGCTCATATTTGGGGAGAATTCTATTTTTTTTAAAACCATACTTTTCATAACACTTTAGAGCCCTCGTATTTCTTGTTTGAGGGCCCATAACGGCTCAGCCTGCTTGTTTATGCTCGACTAAATATTTCACCATGGATGTAACAAATAACGTTCCAGGTCCTTTATTCCAATATTCTACTTCACCTATAAATTGGTCTGTTCCATAAATGGTTTCATTAGGATATCCATATTCTTTTTTCGTTTCATCATCTAATTGATAAAATTGGACATATCCTGTTGAATACAGGAATCAGCTTTTAGCAGCCTAGCCGTCACTTTTTTTAACTGTCCATTATTCGGGCTCCGGTCTTTTTCTGTTCGGGTACAGGACGCATTCAATCTCTTTTTTCTTGTTTCTATATAGGCTATCGTTGTGTTCCTATCGGCAGAAAGGGCGCAGGCTTCTCGTTGCGAAGTCCAAAGTAATGCAGAATGGCTTCGCAAATGCGACGGGACGCTTCTCCATCTCCATATGGATTCGCCGCTTTTGCCATATTATCGTATGCATCCCGGCTCATCAACAGTTCATCTGCCAGAGCAAAAATCCTCTCTTCATTTGTTCCAGCTAATTTCAATGTACCAGCCTCAATACCTTCCGGACGCTCAGTTGTATCACGGAGCACAAGCACTGGTACACCAAACGTCGGTGCTTCTTCCTGTATACCGCCTGAGTCGGTCAAAATTAAGTGGGAACGAGACATAAAGTTATGAAAATCCACTGTACTAAACGAAGAGAGAATAAGCCGAATTCGACTGTGCTCACCTAAATATGTAGCAGCGGCTTCCTGTACTGCCGGATTCAGATGAACCGGATACACTACCGCGATATCTTCATGCTTATCCACCAAACGGCGAATAGCACGGAACATACGTGCCATTGGCTCACCAAGATTTTCTCGGCGGTGGGCAGTCACCAGAATTAATTTCTTCCCGGTGAATTCTTCAAGCACTGGATGCTTATAGTCATTACGTACCGTCGTTTTCAAGGCATCGATAACGGTGTTGCCTGTAATGTAAATGGTAGCATCCCTTTTATCTTCCCGTTTCAGGTTCTCCGCTGCCTGAGCGGTTGGCGCAAAGTGTAAGTCAGAGATGACGCCCGTCAATTGGCGGTTCATCTCTTCTGGATACGGCGAATATTTATTCCAGGTCCGTAGCCCTGCTTCTACATGTCCTACCGGGATTTGATTATAGAGTGCAGCCAGACTCGCAGCGAATGTTGTCGTCGTGTCGCCGTGCACGAGCACCATGTCCGGCTTTTCGGTTTTCATAACGTCATCCAGCCCTTCCAGTACACGGGTTGTAATCTGGGTCAGCGTCTGACGCTCCTTCATTACATTCAAATCAGCATCTGGCGTAACAGAGAAGATGTCAAGCACCTGATCCAGCATTTGCCGATGCTGCGCTGTTACGCAAACAATTGGTTCAAGTTCTTTATATTGCTGTAGTTCATGCACAAGCGGTGCCATTTTAATTGCTTCTGGGCGTGTCCCAAACACCGTCATAATCTTTTTCCTGGTCAAAACTCCCACCCCATCTCTGAATTCCTTCATTCCATATAAGCAGTTATAACCATCGCAGAGCCTGATCGTGCTCGTCGAGCTTTTTGTCCACTGTAGAGCCCCTTGTCGCAAGCATCGGAGCAATCAAAACCAGTTTGCTTACTAATACTTTACCTAATATTCTATCGACTTCAGTATTTCCAGGTCGTGGCACATACCGACATGGCCAGCTCGTTTGTCTTACAGGTTATAACTGGTGTCTCAATTTCGACTTTCTTAAGCAGTTTATGTGTAATTCTGTAGACTCTCAACATCGAAACTTCCTCTACTAACTCAACCTCTAAGAAACTTATATATACATCGGATTTGATACATCGACAAATTCTTGTGAGGTAAGAAAAGAAGGAAGGGCGGTAGGCGGGAGCGGTCGGAAAAAGACTCGTTTGCCTTTCTTCTGCTGGAGCGCAGGGCGCATCCACCCTCTTCTTTTTTCCGAATCTCCTCCTTCCAACCACACTCCCCTGTCAAACTATCAAGTGTAATTTATATAGGTTCTTGGAGGTACTTTCTCACGTTTCGCTATAAATCTACATTTATGTACTTTACTATATTTGGTATTTGAGTTCAATAATTTTGTGTTCTTTTATAACTGTTCAAATTATTAAGGGTAAAAAGAATGAAAATTATACATATTTTCAAAGCCAAAATACTCATTTTATCGCTCTGGGGAACAACAATTTTCTTAACTTGATAGGGTGGGTACTACTCCTTATAACGAAAATTGTTTGAAGAAATCTAGCTTCTCATCTAAATAGCTATCATTTGTTTCAATGCTACCCATGATATGCGGATCATGCATACACAGCCCCATTAGCCATAACTGACGAATGCCTACCATGACAGATACCCCAATCCAGCCCGTTGTAATCGAGAATACCTTCCTACTTCTCATCTGAGGGATACCCGAAGATAGTTTCCAAAACAGAATCCTTCCCTGCAAAGAAGTCATAAGAAATCAAGGGTACACGTACGTCAGGGTAAATGGACTCAGTTTCTGTACGACTTGGGTGAAAGTATTTCGTAGAATGGCTCACTGTCAAACCCGAAGCATGAAGCATGAAGCGATCAACCTGGCCAAAATGATTAGGCTTGTTGCTTGTCGGTTCACCAATTAGGATGGCGTTGGTCTCATCCCGTAATTGAACGGCATTTAATACAGCCGCTGAAAATGTTTTACGACCAATTGCTACATAGAGTCGTCCTTTTTGATTAAGTTCTGGATGTTGCTTTATTTTTTCGATGAAAATCCCAAACAAGTCGCTACTTCCTCCTGCGTTATGCCTTAAGTCGACAATGAAACGTTGCACCTGATTTTCTTCAACTGTTTGAAAAAGCTCATCCACAAAGGTGGGAAACGGTTTATCTGATGAATCTTTGCATTGATTATAAGCAAAATATAATGTCTTTTCGTTTTTCAGATAGGTATACCAGTAAGGCTTGTCCATTTGTTGACGGTAAAGCGGCTGGTTCACTTTGTCTGGATACTGAAAAGATACTTTTTGATTATTATTGGATGTGAATGTAGTTTGAACCTTTTTTCCATCCGGAAGTATTAGCCCAAACGTCTGTTGTTCCCCAGTGATGTGCAGTGATTTCAAAACTTCAGGAATGACTAACAGACCAGGGGTCGCTTTTCTTTGCTGCATCCGGCTTTCATTCGGTATAAGTGTCTCTATCCGCTTACGCGCCTCCTCGATATGTAACTCTCCAATCGTCGTCACTTTTGATCCCACCAAATACTTGTATGCCGGAGCAGCTGCAATAACATAAAGTCCGTCATCATAATCATACAATTTTATCGGCAGATGTCTGTAACGGTCAGGTAATAAAAGATCGGTATGGGCATCTCCTGCCATGGAAACAAGTTGTTTTATTCGAACAACAATCTCGTTATCATTTAAGGCTGGTAGTAAACGATACAGCTCTTCTGTCTGTGCCATGAATCGCTTCCTGTCCAATCCATAAAAGAAATGAGGATGTCGATGCGGTAAAGTAAGTGCCAAAAACTGCAAGTCTTTCTGCCAGTTGACCACTCTTTCTGGTACGCTTGTTTGAATGGGAAGGGATTTCTTAGCCCAAATTGTATAAGGAATCTCCCAAAGATGGTGAAAGGGAGCAATGACAATAAGACCTGCTGCGGATAAAGCTGCTAAAAAGCGAAAAATATATGTTTCCAACCGGCTTTGTAATGGACGGATGATTAAAATGGTCCCTGCCAGTATTGTAACTCCTGTCAAAACGAGAAATATTAAGTTTCCATCAGCGATCCAGTAAGGAATTGCTAAGGACTGAATTGGAAAATAAGCAGTTCCAGGGATAACCGGAAAGATCCCAAAATAAATATACATGGCCAAAACAATAGCGATACCAACAGATCTGCGAAAAATAATGCCAATTCCTATTCCTGTGGACAAGGCAAAAAATACAGGCACGGAAAGGAAAAGTGACCAGTAAGAAAAAGGTACATCTGGATAACTGAATACCAATGATACCACCACTAAAGTCCCCAGAGGCAAAATACATACGAATGTTGTTATAACATAGGCGAGGACCAGTTTCCATGAATAAAGAACGGAAGAAAATAAAAATGGTTCCGCCCGAACCGAACGGTGCAATGTACTCACTTGTAAACCCATTAAGGATACGAATACGAGGAATAAGAAGTACAAGTCGAAAGTTTCCTTCTGACCCTGAAACCCGTTAAGAAATAGACTGCTTACGACAACCAAACCAATCAGGAATAGAAATAGCTTTTCTTCTCGTATAAGAATAAATAGAAGGCGTTTAACAAACGTGATCATCCGGTACACCGCCTTTCATTGCGGAGCGCAATGAGCCAGATAACAATGGGAGTTAACAGTATGTATAATAATCTACCCGACCAGAACAAGGAGCCTTGTGTTTCTAAATAGCTCAAAACCTGGTCTGGCCCCCACCATAAGGCAAACGAGGAGTCGCGAAATAATGTGATGTTAATACCCAGGTACACTGTTAAAACAGGAAGCGTATAAAAAACACTAAGCAGTGTCACTGTTGCCAGTATGGTCAGCACCGTATAAAAACCGATGGCCGACAAAAAGGCAATCTCCCCTGCTAAAAATACATCCCAAGCTGCTTTTTCCCATAAAATGATGCTAACTAATAGATAAACAAAATGGCTTGCTAACATTACGCCGATAATGATAAATAAATAAGCCATGGAACGACCCATGAAAAAAGCTCTTCTTTGCTCGATTTTTGTTAGTACCAAATTCGGAATAAACCTCTCACTCTCTTCATTAATCGTAAAGGAAACCAAAACCGGCAGAATCAACCCCAATAACAGCAGTTGTAAGTGAAGAAAGTAACTCCATTCTCCTTCCTGTGTATGGCTCAGGTCGAAACTGTTGAGAAAAGGCAACAGGACCGAAGCTGGTATAAATATCGTCCAGAAAAGACGATGATGAGCAATCATGCGCAGTTCCAGAAAGGCAAGACGCATAATCTCTCTCATTTGATCTCCCCCTGTCCGTTTACATATAAATAGGCATCCTCCAGTGTGGGAGCACACAACCTTGCAGCTTCAAAGCCAACTACCGGTTCATTAGATAAAAAGCGGGCATGCACGCTTCCTATCCGTCTAATGATTGTGACGATTTTCACTTGTTCGGAGAGCCGTTCAATTTGATCCAGCGGAAGCTCGATCTCCCAAACTTTTCCGTCCGCAAGCTTCAACAGCTCATCAACAGGTCCTTGGAAAAATGTGCGACCTGCTCGAATAATCGCTATG
Protein-coding sequences here:
- a CDS encoding GNAT family N-acetyltransferase, yielding MISELAKRDFYKCKGLAYERGHAEVKAILEGTNPGRVFVDNLTSPNSGLIWLGNNDGFFFIGDAENENFNSNINEFIDNVIKPEARKLGIYVFEGIGNHPKWDKTIQELFAHRNLSSWNQKVYKLKIENYLMGNEPKIDDKYSVVRLMEDLYNDYSIKNIEFLQSKIKEFWTSPLEFFDKGLGYCIIYRNQIVSICFSAFVYGNTHCVDIETLPLHQGKRLAQKAAHAFVKGCIQRDMIPYWDCSEDNIGSVMVAERIGLMNVFNYKGYDFSF
- the wecB gene encoding non-hydrolyzing UDP-N-acetylglucosamine 2-epimerase; this encodes MTRKKIMTVFGTRPEAIKMAPLVHELQQYKELEPIVCVTAQHRQMLDQVLDIFSVTPDADLNVMKERQTLTQITTRVLEGLDDVMKTEKPDMVLVHGDTTTTFAASLAALYNQIPVGHVEAGLRTWNKYSPYPEEMNRQLTGVISDLHFAPTAQAAENLKREDKRDATIYITGNTVIDALKTTVRNDYKHPVLEEFTGKKLILVTAHRRENLGEPMARMFRAIRRLVDKHEDIAVVYPVHLNPAVQEAAATYLGEHSRIRLILSSFSTVDFHNFMSRSHLILTDSGGIQEEAPTFGVPVLVLRDTTERPEGIEAGTLKLAGTNEERIFALADELLMSRDAYDNMAKAANPYGDGEASRRICEAILHYFGLRNEKPAPFLPIGTQR
- a CDS encoding S41 family peptidase, producing MGLQVSTLHRSVRAEPFLFSSVLYSWKLVLAYVITTFVCILPLGTLVVVSLVFSYPDVPFSYWSLFLSVPVFFALSTGIGIGIIFRRSVGIAIVLAMYIYFGIFPVIPGTAYFPIQSLAIPYWIADGNLIFLVLTGVTILAGTILIIRPLQSRLETYIFRFLAALSAAGLIVIAPFHHLWEIPYTIWAKKSLPIQTSVPERVVNWQKDLQFLALTLPHRHPHFFYGLDRKRFMAQTEELYRLLPALNDNEIVVRIKQLVSMAGDAHTDLLLPDRYRHLPIKLYDYDDGLYVIAAAPAYKYLVGSKVTTIGELHIEEARKRIETLIPNESRMQQRKATPGLLVIPEVLKSLHITGEQQTFGLILPDGKKVQTTFTSNNNQKVSFQYPDKVNQPLYRQQMDKPYWYTYLKNEKTLYFAYNQCKDSSDKPFPTFVDELFQTVEENQVQRFIVDLRHNAGGSSDLFGIFIEKIKQHPELNQKGRLYVAIGRKTFSAAVLNAVQLRDETNAILIGEPTSNKPNHFGQVDRFMLHASGLTVSHSTKYFHPSRTETESIYPDVRVPLISYDFFAGKDSVLETIFGYPSDEK